The Lathyrus oleraceus cultivar Zhongwan6 chromosome 5, CAAS_Psat_ZW6_1.0, whole genome shotgun sequence genome includes the window TTAGTCGTCGAGAAAATGGATAAATAATTTTCACTAATAATATAGTTTTAAAAAATATTACAATAGTGAATTTTGTCTACATGATATTACACCTCCATCATTTTTAAGTCACTTTTCAAATATTGTTTCTTATTCTCTCTTATTGTTAACATAATATATATcttttaataaattaaataatcAATATTTTTTTACCTATGAACCGTCTAtatacattaattatttaataaatttaaaaaataattttttttataataaaaatctaagaaaatttattattttattaaaattatcAATAACTATTAATAGTAAGAGTAAAAAAAAAGTAGAATGAAATGATAagatatttaaaaatattaacAAAAAAATGTAACTAATTTCATAAAAGAATCATTTATTAATTTCTTAAAATAGAATGAAGGTAAATACACGCAACCACATTTATATTCATACACGCACACACTCATACACATGCAATCGCACTCGCACTGACATTTGTATATGCATACACTCAAACATATTCATACATAAGCGCACACACAACCATACTCATACTCGAGCATGCATACACTTATGTACATTCATACACACATGAGcacacacaagcacacacatgtATAGAAGATGTCAACTTGCATTTGTCGCCAAAGATTTTTCCGGGAGTTATCCTCTTCAGGAATCAAAGACAAAATATTGTTCTTCATAAAAATGAATAGTAAAGTCTCTCCAAAAGAAAGTATATACACTATATGTCTCGTTGAGTCTCCACCCGCATAGTTATTTGTTTCTTAAAATAGAactaaaaaaatataattaattttattaaaattgATAATATATTGATCTCCTAAAAATAGAACTAGATAAGTACATGTGCTTCGCACGGAAGTTACTTAGTGATACAAActtttattatatatataatttcAAAATATATAAAAAGAAGGAGATAGAAAAATTGTGGCACAACCACAAATGTATAGTTTTCTTTTTTGTTGCTATTTACTTAAAGTAATTGAAGTGGGGGTATATATGTCACAATAACTATAAAAGATATTGCTATattaaaagatatatttttgaAATGGAGAATAGAGAAGAGAATGAGAAATATCTTTAGTATCCGAAAAGAGTGAGGTCTTGTAGATCTTGTTGATAGTAAAATTGGTATTCAAAGAGAGATCTCTTGAAAATAATTAACCATATTTTTTTGACAACTATTAACTTAGTAAATATTAATAACATAATTATTAGGCCAGCTTAAACTTTAAAAAATAAGCTTTgtattttataaaatttatttttataaaatgttttttaaaatacgaagaaaaaaaagtaattaattttttataaattaaaagactCTTTTTGACATCAattaacatatatatatatatatatatatatatatatatatatatatatatatatatatatatatatatatatatatatatatatatatatatatatatatatatatatatatatatatatatatatatatatatatatatatatatataaaagttaaaacatagtcaaaatcataatttttaaaaatatatatttttttaaaatatttataaaaactatttgaattcaaatttaagtaactttttaaaattttaatattcaaagaaattataataaaatgatgaaaatatctaaaataataattaaaaaaaactattcaaactgatttttttttttaaattctttataaatttttcaaaataaaaatatttacactaatcatttttttaaaattaaaacaaaGTTTAATCAAATAATACAATACTAAGTTTTGTCAAATATTATTATTCCTCAATCTTTATTAAATGTCATTTCTTTAAAAattatttattcatttttatttgtCATTCTTAATCTTTAAAATATTAATCATCTCTAAATATTACCTATAAAGTGAATAAAATATGAAATGAGATGAAAATTggttaaaaatattttataaagAAATAATTTCATTAAACTAAAAAATAAATTAGTTTTTCTTGGTAACATACAAATACAAGATTGTTCCACCCCTAGTTGAATATTCCCTATTTTAATATATAACTTTTGCTTCTTAAAATAACTAGACCATTAACTTTTGTCTAAAATGAGAGAAAACTATAGTAcaatttcttttcttttttgtctttttttcttttttctttaatTTCCATCCTCAAAATATTGTGACAAGCAAAAATGCTTTTCTCCCTCTTTCTTATATAACTTTTTTTTGCGCACTATtgtattattttattaattatttaattaattcatataGATGTGTAAATCGTGATAGAGGTAGAGTGGGGCATGCAAAGGATACTTATAAAAGGGGTGCATGATGTGTTTGTTATGCAAGAAGAGTGTGTGTCCTCTGAGGAAGAAGATTCAAAGAACTTGTGCAAGAGTTAGTGCTCATCTCTTCAAGTTAAAGAATCAAACACTAAGAACAATAAGGTATGCCAATTTCTCCCATTACATATTTCTCAGCATCTAACACAACAATCAATAGGTATATAtcataaaaatttcaaaaattaagaatATAACTCTCATATTTTTCGAAGAAATATATATAAATAAAGGATACTCAAACTCGTTATAAACTTATATAAAATCTGATGATTTGAAAATACCTTTGAGACAACAAAAACCAACAATAATTtaattttttcgaaaaaaaaacGAATCTAGGTGCATTTCTCATTTGATAAGGTTTTTAATTAATGTAGTTATTTTGTATTAAATTAATTGACCCATAATTTCTAAGATGATTAACTTTAACttcattatttattttttcaatcTAAATTAATTAAAATCCAGAAACCAAAAAGCCTGACAAAGAACACACTATGAAAAATAATACTATTGATATGTCAAATTTGTGAGTGGAGAACTACTCTTTGAATACAATAATTTAATTTCAATAACTTTTAGTGAGTAATAATGCAAACcttttattcataaaataatataattaacTTTCACATCAACACACTCTTAATGGAAAAATTCACATTTAGTGGCAAAATTAGTCTTATCTCCTATGCTTATTGCATGCAACTTGCATGCCACTTAGCTTCCATTTCTAATCATGCTTGATTTAATACTCATGATTAGTCATTTTGTAACACACTTTAGAACTTCTTAAAAAAACCATCCTTTTTATTCAAGAAATTTTAGTCGTTACTAGTATATTAGATATTTTATATttctctttattttatttttatttatattaataatatttttataaagTATACTTATTAGTACTTTTTTTTTACTTTGATTTGATTCATTAACGAATTAAAAATTCATACAATTTAAATTTTAATGATGATGtttaatttaataatattaattTCTGTCAATTAAACTTTGTTATAAAATTGTAACCAAAAAAATTGTTATATAACACATCCATTATGACAACATTTTTTAAGAGGTCCATCAATAATTAAATTAACtacaataaaaatattttcctTATTAAAATTGAAaagattttttatttttctcacATATTATAGCTTTTCAATTTTTTCTAAAGAAAGGTCAAAACATGCTTCACTTTAGCTCTTTCTTTTCTTGTTACGTAGTTGTTTCAAATACAATGACATGTACCAACAATAGCATCTTGATAAAAGAATTAGACATGTTGTCTCCAAACCTAATTCATCTAATACAAACTGATATTGATATTGTTAGGTCGGCCGCTATCCTATGTTCAAATTCTAATACTCGAATTGTGTGTGAGAATTTTTAATGAGTTCGATGAGAAAATATTATCTAAAATAATTGTGAatttaataataaattaaaatttgaatttttgaataAAATATATATACATTTAGTGTCTAAAATATGGATTTTCTTCTGTAGAGAGAAACTTTTAAAAGAAAATGCTTTTTGTTGTATGAACTTTTAATCATAGCCACAAAATAATCTTTTAATCTTCTCTTGCTGTACAAATCTTCTTTTATCAATAGTCAATATCTTTATTTTCAGAATCATGTTAATATCACAACTTTTTATATAAAAATCAAAGTGAACAACTATATAtacatattttaaaaaaatgttagGTACATCTTTACATAAAACattaatatattaattaatattttatcaTAATAATGTTACACAActatcatatatatatatatatatatatatatatatatatatatatatatatatatatatatatatatatatatatatatatatatataattttttttaaataaattttaaatttttggTTTTTTCTTACTCGAGCCGGCTTCCGAACACAAGTCTCTAAAATTTTCATTAttaaaagaagaagaaaaaaagatTTATCTGTTTTAAGTTTCTATTAGGGGTTTATGGAACTGGGGGAGGTTCTTAGAATTACTATTTGCTTATATTTTTGTTGTTACTTTACAAAGAAGTTTCATAGAAACACATGAGAAGAAGGTTCAATCATATATGCAATACTATAAATACATCATTTTTATGTCACCTTTCAATGATAAAAGGTGGCACATTACTTAACTCATTTAGTTCAAGTTTGAAACAATTTTTAGGTTTCTATGTTTTTCACTATACTTGATTTTGCATTGAAACTAACTTAAACCTAACAGATTGGCACATCCTCAAAACATCATACTCTTCTTGATTGAGTTGCAGTCTAAAGATTTAGGTATCATGGACGATAACGGTATCGCGAATAATAATGCAGTCAAGAACAAGTGGTTAATGCCTCTATCAGTTTTCTTCAAAGATGCAAGGTACATTCAATCACCATTGTTGGTTCTTTAAGTTTTTAAAGAAGTACTAATAGTTGGCTTTATTGATGTATAAATGTAGCCTTGTATTCAAGATGGACACACTAGCTAAGGAGATTCTTGGGATTGCATTCCCTTCTGCACTTGCTGTTGCTGCTGATCCAATTGCTTCTCTTATAGACACAGCATTCATAGGCCACTTGGGTATTTTTTTTCTTCTCACTAGATCATGATGTCGGGCCGTCTTTAAGGACGTACAAAGCAGACTACTTCATAAGACCTAAAATTTGTCATGATTAAACTGTGTCACAGTTAGATCGCGCTTAAATATATCTATATGCGTTTCTATGGTTAAATTGCAGTTAATCTTTACAGCGTTTCCAAAAACTTGAGACGTGTCTGGTATTGATTGGAGTTGTAAGAAAGATCATTTTAATGTTGTGCCTTGTTTGAAGCTAAATTTTCATCTTTTTCATGTGTTTAGGGCCGGTGGAACTTGCGGCTGCAGGAGTTTCCATTGCGGTGTTCAACCAAGCTTCGAGGATTACCATTTTTCCCTTGGTTAGTATTACAACTTCCTTTGTAGCTGAAGAAGATACTATTGCTAAGATCAATAGCATAGCAGCAGAAAAGCAATCCAATGAAATCATTAAGGCAAAGTCCAATGAAGTAATGCCTGATGATCATTTGCTTGAAGACATTGAAGCAGGTGCAACAAAACAAGATGGTACCTTGAAAAATGAGACGAAAAATGGAGATGGTATTTCCTCTCTATCTTTCTTTCTATTTTAGCGCATAAATGTCCATTTTTCGGTGTGAATTTGTTGGTCATGATTTGAGCTACAAAGCACCGACACTTTCACCAGTAAATATAACTCTGTGTACGTGTCAGACACCAAACACATTTTCAATCGAAATGTCAGTGCTACACAGATATATGATATGATAGAGAAATGAGTGCGTATGTTGTTCTAACATGCTAAATTGCCTTATCAGATGCTAATTCAAATATAGGCAAGTCTTCTATTGTTACTAGTAATGGTGACAAGAGTGAGTCAAAACCTATAAGGAAGAAAAGGCACATTGCTTCAGCATCTACAGCATTACTTTTTGGCACAGTCCTTGGCCTTATTCAAGCTGCAACTCTTATATTTGCAGCAAAGCCTCTATTAGGTGCAATGGGTTTGAAAAGTGTATGTATCTTTATTATCAAAAGTACTATGTTCAATATCTTAATCAACTAAAATCAACTTTTGTTAACTTGAGATATTTCTCTTGTAGGATTCTCCGATGATGACCCCGGCTGCTAAGTACCTAAGGTTGAGAGCCTTAGGTGCTCCGGCGGTACTTCTCTCTTTGGCCATGCAAGGAATCTTTAGAGGGTTCAAAGACACAACAACTCCTTTATATGTTATTGGTACGTTCAAATGATCCATTTGTCATAAAATTGATCGACTCATTACATGACATATGACCTCAAAATGAGTTTGAACATACTCTGATCGCACTCATAGTCCACTCTTGGACACGAGGGAGTATGCTGAGAGTCTCGCGTTAGATGAGAAACGACCTTGAAGATTTGTTCTAAAATTTGTCATTGTTTTTCACTAACTCGGTTCATTTACTTGCTATGGTTTTACTTAGTTTCCGGATATACATTGAACGTCGCTCTGGATCCACTACTTATCTTTTACTTCAAATTGGGCATCAGAGGTGCAGCCATTTCACATGTGCTCTCACAGTAAGTCTTACTTTGTTCTATCCTAATAGTAATGTTCAAACTTTTCATTCTCATGACTTAAACTTACAAAATGATCCTACTTTTAGGTACATTATGGCAAGTTTCCTCTTGTTTATATTAATGCGAAAAGTGGACCTCTTACCTCCAAGCATGAAGGATTTGCAAATTTTCAGGTTCCTTAAAAACGGTATGTTggttttttttatcaaaatacCGAGCATGAAACTTTAACTATGCGATTTTGATTTTAATCAGACGGTTCAAATATGGCAAACTAATTTGTTTTGAATTTCAATAGGTGgtcttctgttggcccgagttATAGCAGTGACGTTCTGTGTGACCTTATCGGCCTCATTAGCAGCAAGGTTAGGTCCGATTCCAATGGCCGCATTCCAAACTTGCCTCCAAGTTTGGATGACATCTTCCCTTCTCGCTGACGGTTTAGCTGTTGCAATACAGGTACATTAACATTTTTCTTACATTAAATTATAATCTGTCTAGTTCATGTGCTTCCTGATACCGATTAAGTTTCTCTTTTTCGCAGGCAATTCTAGCATGTTCATTTGCTGAGAAAGACTTCGATAAAGTGACTACTGCTGCAACAAGAACACTACAAATGAGTTTTGTTTTAGGAGTTGGACTCTCTCTTTTAGTCGGAGGTGGATTATACTTTGGAGCAGGAGTATTTTCCAAAGACGTCGCGGTTATTCACCTAATCAGACTAGGCCTCCCGGTATATTTTCCTCGCACAGCACAATGATTCGACATAAAAGTTCGTTACATCTAACATTTTATATGATTTCATTTTGATCCGCCAGTTCGTTGCTGCTACGCAACCGATCAATTCGTTAGCATTTGTCTTCGATGGTGTGAACTATGGAGCTTCTGATTTTGCTTACTCTGCATATTCCTTGGCAAGTTTGCATGCACTTTTTCTTTTACCTTTTTTCGTATTCTCTCGTCTCTGTCGAATTTTATTCATAAATTTACTATGCTGTTTTTTCAGGTCTTGGTCTCATTAGCAAGTGTTACTTCTTTATTCTTTCTCTACAAGACTAAGGGTTTTATCGGGATCTGGATCGCATTAACCATCTATATGAGTCTTCGCATGTTCGCTGGCGTATGGAGGTAAACTTTACTAACGTTTTCGATACTTATGAAAACAACTTATAACATGTTGAACACGTAAGAAAACGTAAGAAAACAGGTTATACATAATTACTTATATGATAAGCATTTATGTTTTGTGCGTGTGCGCGCGCGTGCAGGATGGGAACGGGAACAGGACCTTGGCGTTTTCTCAGAGGCCACACGTTGTCTTGAGGATATATCTTACGAAAAATAAATTTCATTGTGTAGCGTTACGTTTTACATCACTTTTTTAGGACATGAAGACTTCTCTCTACTCTAGCGATGGTCTTGAAATGCTCCGTTTATACGTGCAAGTGCTATATCTAGTATCGTCGATGTTATCAATTGCAGATTGCGGAAAATAGTGGCTCGTTCAAACTCCGCGACTCTATAATTACTATTTAACAAAACTCTTTGTAATAAAGTGTATCACAGAAGAACAATAGTAATTAGTTCAAATTCCGTTGCGCTATAGCGGTGTAGTGCTGCTATGGCCACTATTTGACAGCAATGAGCATTGTTATCTCATGTTTTTTTTTCCGCTCTTTTGATGTATGATCAATGTAATTTTGTTGTTGTATTTTGAAGATTATTGTTCCAGGTGTTAGTATGTAAACTCGAATGCATAATGAAAAATAAATTGTTTTACAGTAATTTGAAGTTCAGTTTCATTCTCTTTGCAATCATCAATATCAGACATCTGCGCAGACACTTGTGattatatttttttcaaattattatttGTGTCTTGTACGTGCCGGGGTAGTATTCGGAGTGTTTATCTTTTATAGTAAACTACTAATGAGTAATGCAAGATGATAAAATAATGGATCTTTATTTACACACTCAAACCCTAAACAACTCTGCTATTCCTGTAAACTGAACCAAAAATTCGAAATCATGCGAATGCGTATTTGTTAATATAAAAGCTTAAAACACAGGTCATGAATCATTACTGTTACTCTCACATCCTTAAATTTACGAGGATTTCAAAATCCAGGTGCACGCAATGCACAAATGAAATAGGGTTTAAGGTGTTTTATTTGGGATAAAATTGAGATCTCTGGTAACTTGGGGTGCATCGGAATATCAAATTTCCAACCTTCATCTTCTTCCCCTTTCTTCCAAAACTCTAATTtatcttttcttccccaattcatTTTCTGAGATTATTGTGCGGCGGAATCATCTTGCAACCGAGCTGTGGTTGAATCACTCAAGGGATAAGGAAAGGACGAGAGGCATAACCAATAAAAAACATTGGGGTTTAATTTTAACATCTGGTATCAGAGTCTCGTTACGATTTTTGGGAAGCATAGAACAATGACTTCTCATACTAACCGTCATTTTCTAATAATAAGAATTATGAGAATTTGTGTAAGTAGATGAATGTTGTTTttttgttatcaagatctttCGGATCTTGTGAAGAATGAAGTAACACCAATTATAAAGAATGCTACATATGAGCAAAAGTTAGCACATTAAGATTTGAAGAATAAAGATTATAAAGCTCTTTTTATAATAATTCATGAATGAGTTGATATAGAAAATTTTGAGAAAGTTGATGATGTAGACTTACTTAACAAAGGAAGCATGGGACATCCTAGAGAAACTTTAGAAAAAATTTGACCACAAAATAACTCTAAAAGCTACGAACCGGTACCGTGAGAACCTCGATAACTAAAACTAATATTATTATATGAAAAAATTAAATAAGGAAAGAAATAGAGAAAGAAATAGAGATGTAAGAAAGATTTtgtgaatgaatgaatgaaattgGAATGGGAA containing:
- the LOC127085580 gene encoding protein DETOXIFICATION 43, with the protein product MMCLLCKKSVCPLRKKIQRTCARVSAHLFKLKNQTLRTIRLAHPQNIILFLIELQSKDLGIMDDNGIANNNAVKNKWLMPLSVFFKDASLVFKMDTLAKEILGIAFPSALAVAADPIASLIDTAFIGHLGPVELAAAGVSIAVFNQASRITIFPLVSITTSFVAEEDTIAKINSIAAEKQSNEIIKAKSNEVMPDDHLLEDIEAGATKQDGTLKNETKNGDDANSNIGKSSIVTSNGDKSESKPIRKKRHIASASTALLFGTVLGLIQAATLIFAAKPLLGAMGLKSDSPMMTPAAKYLRLRALGAPAVLLSLAMQGIFRGFKDTTTPLYVIVSGYTLNVALDPLLIFYFKLGIRGAAISHVLSQYIMASFLLFILMRKVDLLPPSMKDLQIFRFLKNGGLLLARVIAVTFCVTLSASLAARLGPIPMAAFQTCLQVWMTSSLLADGLAVAIQAILACSFAEKDFDKVTTAATRTLQMSFVLGVGLSLLVGGGLYFGAGVFSKDVAVIHLIRLGLPFVAATQPINSLAFVFDGVNYGASDFAYSAYSLVLVSLASVTSLFFLYKTKGFIGIWIALTIYMSLRMFAGVWRMGTGTGPWRFLRGHTLS